The region TGAGTAGCCGCTAACCCGGCAAACCCTGCTAATGTATGCCGCCGCAAAATGCCCTGAAAGGGCTGCGGCGGACATTGACCTGACTGTCGGCCCGACTTGTTTTGAATAAAGCTCAATCGCTCTCCACGCGCTACGACCCCCGCGAGCTCTCTGATGAGGAGTTGGTCGCGCGCTCGCATACCGAGCTGTTTCACGTAACACGCGCCTATGAAGAACTGATGCGGCGTTACCAACGAACATTATTTAACGTTTGTGCACGATATCTTGGGAACGATCGCGACGCAGATGATGTCTGTCAGGAAGTGATGTTGAAGGTGTTGTACGGCCTGAAGAATTTCGAGGGGAAATCGAAGTTCAAGACATGGCTCTATAGCATCACGTACAACGAATGCATCACGCAGTATCGGAAGGAACGGCGAAAGCGTCGCTTGATGGACGCTTTGAGTCTGGACCCCCTCGAGGAAGCGTCTGAAGAAAAGACGCCGAAACCAGAGGACAAGGGTGGACTCGATCGCTGGCTGGTGTATGTGAACCCGATTGACCGTGAAATTCTGGTGCTACGATTTGTCGCAGAGCTGGAATTTCAGGAGATCGCAGACATCATGCACATGGGTTTGAGTGCTACAAAAATGCGGTACAAACGCGCTCTAGATAAATTACGTGAGAAATTTGCAGGCGTTGCTGAAACTTAGTTCAGCGCAAATATCTCTTACGTGTAGGCAAGTTCTGATAGACTTGCCGCCGAGTTGTCCCCCGGTTTGAGGGACTGCTTTACAATCACCAGATGGGGATTTAACGGATGAAACTGAAAAACACCTTGGGCTTGGCCATTGGTTCTCTTATTGCCGCTACTTCGTTCGGCGTTCTGGCACAAGGCCAAGGCGCAGTTGAAGGCGAGCTTAACTACAAGAAGCAGTATAACGACAGTGTTGACCACGTCGAAAACGGCTTCAACCCAGGCGCCAAAATCGGTTACTTCCTGACCGACGACGTGTCGATTAACCTCGGCTACGACACCAACAACCACACCCGTTCGAACGACGGCACTGGCAGCCAGAAAATCAAAGGCGACAACTTTGGTCTGACCGCTCAGTACCACTTCAACAACGCTGGTGACGCTCTGCGCCCATACGTTGAAGGCGGCGTTAAACACGGCAGCCTGACCAACGTAGCCGCTGACGGCCACACCGGTCGCGACCAGTCGACTTTCCTGACTGCTGGCGCTGGCGTTAAGTACTACTTCGCCGAAAACTTCTTCGCCCGTGCTGGCGTTGAAGCTGACTACAAACTGGACAACGGCCGTTGGGACTACGCTCCTTCCGTTGGTCTGGGCGTGAACTTCGGTGGCGGCAACAAGCCTGCTGCTGCTCCAGTTCCAGCTCCAGCTGAAGTCTGCACCGACAGCGACAACGATGGCGTTTGCGACAACGTTGACAAGTGCCCGAACACCCCAGCCAACGTAACTGTTGACGCTGATGGCTGCCCTGCAGTTGCTGAAGTTGTTCGTGTTGAGCTGGACGTTAAGTTCGACTTCAACAAGTCGGTCGTTAAGCCTAACAGCTACGCTGACATCAAGAACCTCGCTGACTTCATGAAGCAGTACCCATCCACCACCACTACTGTTGAAGGTCACACTGACTCCGTCGGTCCTGACGCTTACAACCAGAAACTGTCCGAGCGTCGTGCAAGCGCCGTTAAACAAGTTCTGACCAACCAGTACGGTGTTTCGCCATCCCGCGTTCAGTCTGTTGGCTACGGCAAATCCCGCCCAGTTGCTGACAACAAAACTGAAGCTGGTCGCGCTGTTAACCGTCGCGTAGAAGCGAAGGTTGAAGCTCAAGCTAAGTAATTAGTTTGTAGCGCTGAAAAGCCCGGCTTAGGCCGGGCTTTTCTTTGTCTGCGATTTGGTATTTCAGTCTGGATTGAGCGGTGTTCCGAACGGATCGCAGCCTTCGGCAGCTCCTACAGAGCCGTATACCGATCCAATGTAGGAGCTGCAGCAGGCTGCGATCTTTTGATCTCATCGCGAGCCGCCACCGCTCCAATCACCAAAATCGCCGGGCTCTTGAGTTCGAAGCTGTGGGCATCGGCTTCCATGGCTGTCAGGTCGCTGCGGCACTCCCGCTGATGTGGCAGTGAAGCGTTTTCAATCATCGCCACTGGCGTATCCATCGCCATTCCGCCCGCCAGCAATTGCTCGCGGATCTCACTCAGCTTCGCCACCCCCATGTAAATCACCAGCGTCGTGCCACCCTGGGCCAAGGCTCGCCAGTTCAGGCTGCTATCGTCCTGAGTGTGGGCGGTGACCAGCGTCACACCGCGTGCCACACCGCGCAAAGTCAACGGGATATCGCATTGCGTTGCGCCAGCCAGTCCGGCGGTGATGCCATTGACCAATTCCACCTCAACCCCACGTTCGCGCAGCCACTGCGCCTCTTCGCCGCCGCGACCAAAAATGCACGGATCACCTCCCTTCAGTCGCACCACACATTTGCCATGGCGGGCATAACGCAGCATCAACCGATGAATGAAGGCTTGAGGCGTGGAACGACAGCCGCCACGCTTGCCGACGGGAATGATTCGGGCACCAGGACAATGCTCCAGAACCGCGTCGTTGACCAAGTCATCGATCAGCACCACATCCGCTTCCCTCAGCGCTCGAACAGCTTTGAGGGTCAGCAATTCCGGGTCGCCGGGACCCGCACCCACCAGCCAGACTTTTGCGCTCATCGTATTTTCCTCACGAGATGACGGCGGCTGGCTGCGCAGTGGCGGCCAGCAAACGCTTGATTTCCGGGACGCAGGAGCCGCATTGCGTACCGCAGCCCAGTTCTTGTTTCAGACCCTGCAAATCCAGGCCACGGCTGATGCCGGCGCAGACCGCGCTTTGGCTGACGTTTTTGCAGTTACACAGGATTTTGTTGCCGGCGGCTGGCGTGTCGACGTTGCCCGGTGGTGCGCTCAATGGCGCCAGCAGCCAGCGCCGCAATTGGTCGTCGGCGCGGCCTTCGAGCCATAGGCTTTGCAACCAGTGTTGGGCGAGGGTTTCACCGGCCAGGCGAATCGCGGTGATCCGGCCGTTTTCGATACGTACCCGTTTGCCAATAGCGCGCCGCGGGTCGTCGTAGGCCAATACCGGGCCATCGTTAAGCCCCAGGCATTGATCGATATCACGCAGTAATTGCGCCTCGGGTGGCGTGGCGCTGGCAGCGCGTATCAGCAGCGCGGGGCGTTCACGCCCTGTCAGGCTGAGGCTAACGTAGGAAAACGCCTCGCAGAGTGGTCGTAGAGTCTCAACATGTCGTTGAACATCACCCTCGATCAAGGCGAAAAGGTGCCAAGGCAGTTGCACCGGTTCCAGGCGCACGCCGCTGTGTTTGAGTTCCGGTTGTTTCGACAGCGGGTCGAATGCCGGTTGGGTAATCGTATTGACGCCGCCCTTGAGAAAACGATCACCCCAATGCATCGGCAGAAAGGCTTGGCCGGGACGCACGCTGTCGTCGCTGCCGACGGCCACAATCACCGCGCCGCGACGACTTTTCAGGTTGACCAGGTCGCCCGGTTGCAGCCGATGCCGGCGCAGTTCATCCGGGTGCAGGCTCAACACCGCTTCGCTGACGTGACCGAACAACTGGGCGGCGGTGCCGGTGCGGCTCATGCCGTGCCATTGATCGCGCAAGCGGCCGGTGATCAAGGTCAGTGGGAACCGAGCGTCCCGTTGTTCCTTGGCTGCACGGTACGGGTCGGCGACGAATTGCGCGCGGCCGCTGGCGGTCGGGAAGATCCCGTCCAGGTACAACCGCGCCGTGCCTTCGTTGGCGCCGGTGGGGAAGGGCCATTGCTGCGGGCCGATCCGGTCAAGCAAGGCATGACTGATACCGGACAGGTCCAGATCCCGGCCCAGGGTCAGTTGCTTGTATTCGTCGAAGACCTGCGCCGCTGTGTCAAAGGCAAACAGGCTGGGCAGTGCCGGGCGCAGACGTTTTTCCAGGCGTTGTGCGAAATCCACTGTGATCGCCCAATCAGATCGCGCCTCACCCGGTGCGCTAATGGCCTGGCGGACGTGGGAAATTCGCCGTTCGGAGTTGGTCACCGTGCCGTCCTTTTCACCCCAACTTGCGGCTGGCAGCAGCAGGTCGGCGAACGCTGCGGTTTCGGTGGTGCGAAAGGCCTCTTGCAAGATCACAAACGGGCAGGCCTCCAGGGCGGCGCGCACATTGTTTTGATCCGGCAAAGACTGCGCGGGGTTGGTGCAGGCAATCCACAGCGCTTTGATCTGCCCGCTACGCACCTGTTCGAACAGCTCGATGGTTGTAAGCCCGGTGTTTGCCGGCAGTTGCTCAACACCCCAGTAAGCCGCTACTTCGGCGCGATGCTCGGCATTGGCGGCGTCGCGATGACCGGGCAGCAGGTTCGACAAACTGCCGGTTTCCCTCCCACCCATGGCATTTGGCTGACCGGTCAGGGAGAAAGGTCCTGCGCCGGGGCGACCGATTTGCCCGGTGGCCAGGTGCAGATTGATCAGTGCGCTGTTCTTCGCGCTGCCGGCGGTGGACTGGTTCAGCCCCATGCACCACAGCGACAGAAAACTCGGTGAAGTGCCAACCCATTCAGCGCACTGCTGCAGTTGCTCGACGCCAATCCCGCACAGCTGCGAAACCATCTGCGGGGTGTAATCGCGCACCAGGGTTTTCAGCTCGGCCAGGCCTTCGGTGTGGGCCTCGATGAAGTCGCGGTCGATCCAGTCTTCCCACAGCAGCAGGTGCAAAATCCCATGGAATAACGCGACATCGGTGCCCGGAAGAATCGCCAAGTGCAGGTCGGCCAAATCGCAGGTGTCGGTACGACGTGGGTCGATGACGATGACTTTCATCTGCGGGCGGTGGGATTTGGCCTCCTCCAGACGACGAAAAAGTACTGGGTGGGCGTAGGCCATATTACTGCCGACGATCATCACGCAATCGCTCAGTTCCAAGTCTTCATAACTGCACGGTGGCGCGTCGGCGCCCAGGCTGCGTTTGTAGCCGACCACCGCCGACGACATGCACAGCCGGGAATTGCTGTCGATGTTGTTGGTGCCCACCAGCGCCCGCGCCAGTTTGTTGAAGGCGTAGTAGTCCTCGGTCAGCAATTGCCCGGAGATATAGAACGCCACGCTGTCCGGGCCGTGTTCAGCGATGGTGTCGGCAAAAACGTTGGCGGCGTGGTCGAGTGCGGTATCCCAATCGGTGCGGCTGCGGGCCAGGCCTTTGCCCAGACGCAATTCCGGGTACAGCGCCCGGGCGGCAAGGTCGCCGGTCAGATGCAGGGTCGAACCCTTGCTGCACAGTTTGCCGAAGTTGGCCGGGTGGGCCGGATCGCCGCTGACGCCGAGAATGCGCTCGCCGTCATGCTCGATCAGCACGCCGCAGCCGACCCCGCAGTAGCAGCAGGTGGAGGCGGTGACCTGGCGGTCCATCAGCCTGCTTCCCGCAGGGCCAGCAACACCCGGCCATTCTCGACCCGCGCCGTATGGTGGTGAGCGCAACCGATGTCCGGGGCCTGGGCTTCGCCGGTTTGCAGGTCGATCTGCCAGTTGTGCAGCGGGCAGGCAACGCGTTTGCCGTAGATCAGGCCTTGGGACAGTGGCCCACCCTTATGCGGGCAGCGGTCATCGAGTGCGAAAACTTCGTCGTCGCTGGTACGAAAAATCGCGATGTCACCTTTCGGGCCGGCGATGATCCGCGAGCCGAGGGCGTTGATTTCTTCCAGTGCGCAGATATCCAGCCAGTTCATGCCAGCACCTCCAGGTTCTTCACGGGAATGACGTCGAATTCTTTCTTCAGCAGCGGCTGTTCCAGGCGCTCTTTCCACGGGTCCTGTTCGAACGACAGGGAAAATTGCAGGCGATCGTTGAGTGCCTTGCGGCGTTCCGGATCTTCCAGCACGGCTTTCTTGATGTGTTCCATGCCGACCCGTTGCAGGTAGTGCACGGTGCGTTCGAGGTAGAAGGCTTCTTCGCGGTACAGCTGTAGGAAAGCGCCGTTGTATTCGCGGACTTCTTCGGCGGTTTTCAGCTTGACGAAGAACTCGGCGACTTCGGTTTTAATCCCGCCGTTGCCGCCGATGTACATCTCCCAACCGGAGTCCACGCCGATAATTCCGACATCCTTGATGCCCGCTTCCGAACAGTTGCGTGGGCATCCGGAGACCGCCAGTTTCACTTTGTGCGGCGACCACATGTTGAACAGGTCGTGCTCCAGTTCGATGCCCAGTTGCGTCGAATTCTGCGTGCCAAAGCGGCAGAACTCACTGCCGACGCAGGTCTTCACGGTGCGGATGGATTTGCCGTAGGCGTGGCCGGACGGCATGTCCAGATCTTTCCAGACCCCCGGCAGGTCCTGTTTCTTGATCCCCAGCAAGTCGATGCGCTGGCCGCCGGTGACCTTGACCATCGGCACGTTGTACTTGTCGGCGACGTCGGCAATGCGCCGCAACTCCGACGGGTTGGTCACGCCGCCCCACATCCGCGGGACGACAGAGTACGTGCCGTCTTTCTGAATGTTGGCGTGGGCGCGTTCGTTGATCAGCCGTGATTGCGGATCGTCCTTGGCTTCGCCGGGCCAGGTCGAAATCAGGTAGTAGTTGAGCGCCGGGCGGCATGTGGCGCAGCCGTTGGGCGTGCGCCAGTTCAGGTAACCCAGGGTGTCGGCGATGGTCAGCAGATGTTGCTCGCGAATGGCTTGGCGGATCTGCCCGTGATTAAGGTCGCTGCAACCGCAGATGGCTTTTTCGCTTTTCGGTTTGACGTCAGCTGCGCCGCCCACGGTGTTAATCAGGATTTGCTCGACCAGCCCGGCACAGGAGCCGCAGGAGCTGGCAGCCTTGGTGTGCTTCTTCACGTCGTCGACGCTGAACAGCCCGTGCTCCTGAATCGCCTTGACGATGGTGCCTTTGCACACGCCGTTGCAGCCGCAGACCTCGGCGGTGTCGGCCATGCTCATGGCTTTGTCCTGGCCCTGATGTCCTACGTCGCCCAAGGCGTTTTCGCCGAACATCAGGTGATCGCGGATCTCGCCGATGGCGTGATTCTCACGGATTTGTCGGAAATACCAACCGCCATCTGCCGTATCGCCGTACAGACAGGCACCGACCAGCACGTCATCCTTGATCACCAGTTTTTTGTAGACCCCACCGATCGGGTCGGAAAGGGTGATGGTCTCGGTGCCTTCACCGCCCATGAAGTCGCCAGCGGAGAACAGGTCAATGCCGGTGACTTTCAGCTTGGTCGACGTCACCGAGCCCTTGTAGGTGGCGAAGCCCAGTTGCGCGAGGTGGTTGGCGCAGACCTTGGCCTGTTCGAACAACGGCGCCACCAAGCCGTAGGCGATACCACGGTGGCTGGCGCATTCACCGATGGCGTAGATGCGCGGGTCGTAGGTTTGCAGGGTGTCGTTGACCAGGATCCCGCGATTGCACGGGATGCCGGACTTTTCCGCGAGTTCGGTGTTGGGACGAATGCCGGCGGCCATCACCACCAGGTCGGCGGGGATGATGTCGCCGTTCTTGAACTGGACCGAGCCAACCCGGCCATTGCCGGCGTCGTGCAGGGCCTGGGTCTGTTCGCAGAGGCGAAAGTGCAGGCCCCGGGCTTCGAGAGCGGTTTGCAGCAACTGGCCGCTGGTTTTGTCCAGTTGCCGTTCCAGCAGCCATTCGCCGATGTGCACCACGGTGACGTGCATGCCGCGCAGCATCAGGCCGTTGGCGGCTTCGGAGAGCACCAGCAGGCCGCCGCCAATCACCACCGCGTGCTTGTGGGTTTTTGCGGTGTTGATCATCACCTGGGTGTCGGCGATGTCGCGGTAGCCGATCACGCCGTGCAAGGTGTTGCCGGGGATCGGCAGGATAAACGGAGTCGAGCCGGTCGCGATCAGCAGGCGATCGTACTCGGCTTTCGGTGCCGTCCTCGGCGATCGACGCGGCGCTTGATCCGGTCGATCTCCACCACTTTGCGGTTAAGCAGCAATTTGATGTTGTTGCTCAGGTACCAGTCCAGGTCGTTGAGCACGATCTCTTCGAAAGTCTGCTCCCCGGCCAGTACCGGCGAGAGCAGGATGCGGTTGTAGTTGGTGTGGGGTTCGGCGCCGAAGACGGTGATGTCGTATAGCTCGTTGCTCAGCTTGAGCAGCTCTTCCAGGGTGCGAACCCCGGCCATGCCGTTGCCGATCATCACCAGTTTTAGTTTTTTCATCAGGTTCTCCGGGGAGCTCAGACTCGCCTCATCAGGGCTTTCAGGTCGTGCTCGACAAATTTTGCGCAAACAAAAAAAGGCGTCCCGCTAGTTGCCTAGCGAGGACGCCTTTGTCCTGGTCCCGTTCTCTCGGGAAGCCCAGCCTTCGTCGTTGAAGGCTGGGCTTTATGTGTGGTGGGTAAGGTAATGCAGTGGTTGTGCCAAGTCGTTCAAGGCTTGGTTTTACCGGGCTCATGGTGGGTGTTCAGGATCAAATTCAGTGTTTGTGCACTGATTCGAGGCGAATCGCCCGGTCCTGGGGCATATGAACCGTGTGGCGAGGGAGCTTGCTCCCGCTGGGCTGCGAAGCAGGCCCCGAAATCAGCGAGCGCTGCGCACTCGAACGGGAGCAAGCTCCCTCGCCACATTGGATCGTGATCGAATCAGAATGAGTGAAATGCTAGAACCAGCAATAGAAGATTCACCACCAACGACACCAGCGCCAATGTCCGCCAAACCTTCAGCGGCTCGCGCTCCAGCAGCGGTTTGGGTCTCACACTCAAACTACGTCGCTCGCCCTGTTCCAGTAGCAACAACCATTCTTCCGCTGTTTCAAAACGCTGCTGCGGATCAACCGCAACCGAGCGCTCCAGGCTTAACGCCAGCCACTCAGGCAAATCGGGACGATAGCGATTGGCACTGACTGGCACACCAAAGCGTGGTCGTTGAAACGCTTCGATTTCGCCGTAGGGATAGTGCCCGGTCAGCAGGAAAAACAGCGTCACGCCGGCCGCGTACAAATCCTGTTGCGGCGTCGGCGCTTCTCCGTGAAAGGCTTCCGGGGCGATATAGCTTGGCGTGCCGGGCAGGGCGCAGGGCTGGTCTTCGGACAGGCCAGGGCAATAGGCGAGACCAAAATCGAGCAGCCGCAACTCACCGTCGTCCCCCAGCAGCAAGTTCTCCGGTTTGATGTCGCGATGCAGGATTTGTCGTCGGTGCAACATGCCCACCGCCCGCAGCAGGCGTTCGGCCAATTCCTGCCATTGCGCCAGTGGCAGCGGTCCGGTTCGGGCCTGCAATTCGGCCAGGGTCTGTCCCGAATATTCGCGCATCACGTAGTACAAATGCTGACGCTGGCTGGCGGCATGGACTTCAGGGAAATGCCGCCCGGCCACCCGTTTGAGAAACCATTCTTCCGATAACAATGCCTGTGCGGCCAAGTGATCGTTATACAAATGGCCGGGCAAGGTTTTCAGCAGCCAGGGTTGTTGTTGCCCGTCCCGCACCCGATAGAGCAGTGATTGCTGGCTCTGGCCGAGGACTCCCTCGACCTGCCAGCCTTCGAACGTCTGCCCCGGTTTCAACGCGGGCGGCAGTGGCCATTGCTGCAAATGAATCAATGCATCGCCAATGCTTGTTTCGCCGAGGGCATCGACGCGCACCAGCAGGGCGCTGGCGTTGTCCTGACTGCCGGCCAGATGCGCGGCGTTGACCAGCGTTTGCGCAGCACTTTGCAGATCAGGCTGGTCGCGCAAGATCCCGGCAATGGCGGTGTCGCCCAACACCGCCCAGATCCCGTCGCTGAGCAGCACGAAACTTTCATTGAGGCGTAATTCGCCATCAAGGAAATCCAGCACCAGATGCTGATCCAGCCCGAGGGCGCGTTTGAGCACATGTTGCATGCCCGGTTGGTCCCAAACGTGATCCTCGCTGACCCGCTGCAACTGATCGGCGTGCCAGCGATAAACCCGACAATCGCCGACATGGGCCAGGGTAAAACGCCTGCCGCGCATGACCAAAGCACTGACAGTGGTGAGCAGCGGTTGCCCACCGCCATTGGCCTGAAGCCAGCGATTCTGCGCTGACAACAGGCGATCCAGAGCCTCGGCGACTGCCCAGGTTTCCGGGGTGGCGTAGTAATCCAGCGCCAGTGCCTGCAAGGTCGAACGGGCGGCGAGCCCGCCATCGGCGCACTGGCTGACGCCGTCGGCAATGGCGAACAGGTAACCCTTGCTCGCCGCCAGCGCCGGGGCCGGGGTGACCAGGCGCAAAGCGTCCTGATTTTCCTCGCGCGGGCCGATGGCGCTGGCTTCGGCGAAACTCAGTTGCAGACTCATTGAGGTTTCAGACCCGCGCCGCCGTCACTGCGGCCGAACCCCAGGTGGTTCTCCAGCGACGTTTCACGCCGTGCAGGCCAAACCAGGCGAGCACGCCAAGGCTGGCGAACAACCACAAAGCCAGTTGATAGCTGCCGGTGCTTTGCTTGATTGCGCCCATGCCCGCCGCGAGGGCGAAGCCACCGATGCCGCCAGCCATACCGATCAACCCGGTCATCACGCCGATCTCGCGACGAAAACGCTGCGGCACCAGTTGGAAAACCGCGCCGTTACCGGCCCCCAAACCGAGCATGGTGCAGACGAAAAGTGCTAGTGCCGCGTAGGAACTCGGCAGGTTGAAACCCACTGCCGCGATACAAATCGCTGCCACTGTGTACATCCCGAGCAAGGTGCGGATGCCACCAAAACGATCCGCCAGAGCGCCGCCCAACGGACGCATCAGGCTGCCGCCGAACACGCAGGCAGCGGTGTAGTAACCGGCGGTCACCGGACTCAGGCCATATTGATCGTTGAAATAGCCGGGCAGGGCGCTGGCCAGGCCGATGAAGCCACCGAAGGTCACGCTGTAGAAAAACATGAACCACCAACTGTCGCGATCACCCAAGGCCTTCAGGTAGTCGGCCATGGATTTGGCTTTCGGCCGTTGCGGGGCGTTTTTGGCCAGCCAGGCGAAGACGATCAGGGTCACGATCAGCGGGATCAGGGCAAAACCGAACACGTTGCTCCAGCCGAAGGACGCCGCCAACACCGGGGCAATCAGCGCCGCGAGGACCGTGCCCGAGTTACCGGCACCGGCGATGCCCATGGCTTTGCCCTGATGCTGCGGCGGATACCATTGCGAGGCCAGCGGCAGGGCGACGGCGAAGGACGCCCCGGCCATGCCGAGGAAC is a window of Pseudomonas sp. 10S4 DNA encoding:
- a CDS encoding molybdopterin-dependent oxidoreductase, whose amino-acid sequence is MDRQVTASTCCYCGVGCGVLIEHDGERILGVSGDPAHPANFGKLCSKGSTLHLTGDLAARALYPELRLGKGLARSRTDWDTALDHAANVFADTIAEHGPDSVAFYISGQLLTEDYYAFNKLARALVGTNNIDSNSRLCMSSAVVGYKRSLGADAPPCSYEDLELSDCVMIVGSNMAYAHPVLFRRLEEAKSHRPQMKVIVIDPRRTDTCDLADLHLAILPGTDVALFHGILHLLLWEDWIDRDFIEAHTEGLAELKTLVRDYTPQMVSQLCGIGVEQLQQCAEWVGTSPSFLSLWCMGLNQSTAGSAKNSALINLHLATGQIGRPGAGPFSLTGQPNAMGGRETGSLSNLLPGHRDAANAEHRAEVAAYWGVEQLPANTGLTTIELFEQVRSGQIKALWIACTNPAQSLPDQNNVRAALEACPFVILQEAFRTTETAAFADLLLPAASWGEKDGTVTNSERRISHVRQAISAPGEARSDWAITVDFAQRLEKRLRPALPSLFAFDTAAQVFDEYKQLTLGRDLDLSGISHALLDRIGPQQWPFPTGANEGTARLYLDGIFPTASGRAQFVADPYRAAKEQRDARFPLTLITGRLRDQWHGMSRTGTAAQLFGHVSEAVLSLHPDELRRHRLQPGDLVNLKSRRGAVIVAVGSDDSVRPGQAFLPMHWGDRFLKGGVNTITQPAFDPLSKQPELKHSGVRLEPVQLPWHLFALIEGDVQRHVETLRPLCEAFSYVSLSLTGRERPALLIRAASATPPEAQLLRDIDQCLGLNDGPVLAYDDPRRAIGKRVRIENGRITAIRLAGETLAQHWLQSLWLEGRADDQLRRWLLAPLSAPPGNVDTPAAGNKILCNCKNVSQSAVCAGISRGLDLQGLKQELGCGTQCGSCVPEIKRLLAATAQPAAVIS
- a CDS encoding bifunctional protein-serine/threonine kinase/phosphatase, with amino-acid sequence MSLQLSFAEASAIGPREENQDALRLVTPAPALAASKGYLFAIADGVSQCADGGLAARSTLQALALDYYATPETWAVAEALDRLLSAQNRWLQANGGGQPLLTTVSALVMRGRRFTLAHVGDCRVYRWHADQLQRVSEDHVWDQPGMQHVLKRALGLDQHLVLDFLDGELRLNESFVLLSDGIWAVLGDTAIAGILRDQPDLQSAAQTLVNAAHLAGSQDNASALLVRVDALGETSIGDALIHLQQWPLPPALKPGQTFEGWQVEGVLGQSQQSLLYRVRDGQQQPWLLKTLPGHLYNDHLAAQALLSEEWFLKRVAGRHFPEVHAASQRQHLYYVMREYSGQTLAELQARTGPLPLAQWQELAERLLRAVGMLHRRQILHRDIKPENLLLGDDGELRLLDFGLAYCPGLSEDQPCALPGTPSYIAPEAFHGEAPTPQQDLYAAGVTLFFLLTGHYPYGEIEAFQRPRFGVPVSANRYRPDLPEWLALSLERSVAVDPQQRFETAEEWLLLLEQGERRSLSVRPKPLLEREPLKVWRTLALVSLVVNLLLLVLAFHSF
- a CDS encoding nitrate/nitrite transporter; the encoded protein is MNSSFWKSGHTPTLFAAFLYFDLSFMVWYLLGPLAVQIAADLHLTTQQRGMVVAAPILAGAVLRFAMGLLADRLSPKTAGIIGQVIVICALFGAWKLGIHSYEQALVLGLFLGMAGASFAVALPLASQWYPPQHQGKAMGIAGAGNSGTVLAALIAPVLAASFGWSNVFGFALIPLIVTLIVFAWLAKNAPQRPKAKSMADYLKALGDRDSWWFMFFYSVTFGGFIGLASALPGYFNDQYGLSPVTAGYYTAACVFGGSLMRPLGGALADRFGGIRTLLGMYTVAAICIAAVGFNLPSSYAALALFVCTMLGLGAGNGAVFQLVPQRFRREIGVMTGLIGMAGGIGGFALAAGMGAIKQSTGSYQLALWLFASLGVLAWFGLHGVKRRWRTTWGSAAVTAARV
- a CDS encoding OmpA family protein yields the protein MKLKNTLGLAIGSLIAATSFGVLAQGQGAVEGELNYKKQYNDSVDHVENGFNPGAKIGYFLTDDVSINLGYDTNNHTRSNDGTGSQKIKGDNFGLTAQYHFNNAGDALRPYVEGGVKHGSLTNVAADGHTGRDQSTFLTAGAGVKYYFAENFFARAGVEADYKLDNGRWDYAPSVGLGVNFGGGNKPAAAPVPAPAEVCTDSDNDGVCDNVDKCPNTPANVTVDADGCPAVAEVVRVELDVKFDFNKSVVKPNSYADIKNLADFMKQYPSTTTTVEGHTDSVGPDAYNQKLSERRASAVKQVLTNQYGVSPSRVQSVGYGKSRPVADNKTEAGRAVNRRVEAKVEAQAK
- the cobA gene encoding uroporphyrinogen-III C-methyltransferase, with protein sequence MSAKVWLVGAGPGDPELLTLKAVRALREADVVLIDDLVNDAVLEHCPGARIIPVGKRGGCRSTPQAFIHRLMLRYARHGKCVVRLKGGDPCIFGRGGEEAQWLRERGVEVELVNGITAGLAGATQCDIPLTLRGVARGVTLVTAHTQDDSSLNWRALAQGGTTLVIYMGVAKLSEIREQLLAGGMAMDTPVAMIENASLPHQRECRSDLTAMEADAHSFELKSPAILVIGAVAARDEIKRSQPAAAPTLDRYTAL
- the sigX gene encoding RNA polymerase sigma factor SigX yields the protein MNKAQSLSTRYDPRELSDEELVARSHTELFHVTRAYEELMRRYQRTLFNVCARYLGNDRDADDVCQEVMLKVLYGLKNFEGKSKFKTWLYSITYNECITQYRKERRKRRLMDALSLDPLEEASEEKTPKPEDKGGLDRWLVYVNPIDREILVLRFVAELEFQEIADIMHMGLSATKMRYKRALDKLREKFAGVAET
- the nirD gene encoding nitrite reductase small subunit NirD, translating into MNWLDICALEEINALGSRIIAGPKGDIAIFRTSDDEVFALDDRCPHKGGPLSQGLIYGKRVACPLHNWQIDLQTGEAQAPDIGCAHHHTARVENGRVLLALREAG